The DNA region ATAATGATTGCTTGAAATGATATATTCGGCATACTACGTTGCATATATTGCAATATTTTGAATAAAAAAACGCCGGAGTTTTCCCTTGGATATTCGGGTATTAAAAGTCTACCTTGATTTGTGTGACACCCTGCATTTTGGTCGCACGGCCGCCAATACACACATCAGTCCATCAGCCCTCAGCCGGATGTTACAACGGTTAGAACAAGACGTTGGCAGCAAACTGCTGGAGCGAGATAACCGTAGTGTCAAGCTGACACATGCGGGCAAAGCATTTCGTCGCTTTGCTGAAGAAACGCTTGGTCAGTGGCAAACATTAAAACGCGAGTTAGACACTGAGCAGCACCTGCTGCGGGGCACCTTGCAGCTTTATTGCTCGGTAACTGCGGCTTACAGCCACCTACCGGCGTTATTAGATCGCTTTCGGCGAGTACAGCCACTGGTCGATATCAGCCTGACCACTGGGGACGCGGCCGATGCCATGAAAAAAGTACAGAGTCAGCAAACCGATATTGCCATTGCTGCACTGCAAGATGACTTTACCGACAAACTACACTTTGCGCCTATCGGTAAGGTAGCGCTCTCGGTCATCGCGCCAGCCGTTCACAGTCAGGTTCATTCACTGATTAACCAGACGCCA from Shewanella dokdonensis includes:
- the ilvY gene encoding HTH-type transcriptional activator IlvY produces the protein MDIRVLKVYLDLCDTLHFGRTAANTHISPSALSRMLQRLEQDVGSKLLERDNRSVKLTHAGKAFRRFAEETLGQWQTLKRELDTEQHLLRGTLQLYCSVTAAYSHLPALLDRFRRVQPLVDISLTTGDAADAMKKVQSQQTDIAIAALQDDFTDKLHFAPIGKVALSVIAPAVHSQVHSLINQTPIPWDKLPYIVPDHGPGRLRMERWFKAMNIHANIYAQVRGHEAIVPMVALGCGVSITPNVVVNNSPMMDRIQVLQSPQPILPFELGCCCLQKRLQDPLINAFLAVI